Genomic window (Arachis hypogaea cultivar Tifrunner chromosome 13, arahy.Tifrunner.gnm2.J5K5, whole genome shotgun sequence):
AGAAGGAGGAGCTTCGTCGTTGTCAGAGGCTAAGAAAGTGAGAGGAGATTTGCTATTGGCAGAGTGAGAGTGAGGTGTTTCGGCATTGTGAAGAGTGAGATTGAAGAGGAGATCCTTTGGAGGCTGTTAGTGGCATCGGCACTGGCAGAGGGGGATGCTAAAGGCGTGGTTTGGAGGAGAGAgatgcagagagagagagagagagagagagtggctCTTTCAAAATGAGGGGAGAGGGGCTGCGATTCTAATTTAGGACAAAATTAACGTCGGATTTACCAGCGGATAAATCTGATGATAATGTATTACGCGTGACCAAAACATAGCGTTCCATTAACTGAGCTAAATCCGCCAGTAATTCCGACAGTAATGATTGCgccaatttttcttttcctccaattattaccgtcggatttagcaTCAGAAAACTGAATTCGACGGTAACTTTTTTACTCGACGAATTTATTACTAAATCTGCTGGTAAATCCATTGATAAACCCAACGTTAATGTCTGACAATAAATCCAACGATATtaaacatttttcttgtagtgtttttcTTTATGAGTACTCTTCTTCTCTATgcattttctccttctcttttgccTCTGCATTGATATTCTCTCACGTCACCGATTAGCCCATCCTTCCTTCTTGTCTTTCTGAGTCTAATAAGCCTAACACCGCCACACGCGCTCTCATGTGCCACCTAAAGTGCTACCACCGTTTGCCCTCAACATCATCTTTATTGTTAAAATTGCAATGTCATGTTTCCTTTTTCAGCCCTATTTCTGACGTCCTTCAACCTACCGCCGCCCACCATGCGCCATCGTGGCCTCCCTGTTGTCccctttcctctttctcttcttcttctccctctctttctttttctctgtttCTGCCGCTGGTAGCCCTAGCTATGCTACACCTTTCTCTTCCTTTATTTTCCTCTAAAGATCGCTGTGTAAAACCCGagaaattagtaaatgattagtcaataaattaattattaatcaaataaattagaaaatagaattttatgatttagtgaggtagaactaattaaaataagaattttgacgctaattttaaagaatttggcccaaggcccaacccaaactTAATAAAATGAAAGAGCTTCAGCTCTCTCTTTCCCACACACACACACTGGAAACTTAgagggagaagagaggaagagcATGCAAACCCTCGGCTAGATTTCAACTTcatataacttttgatccggagctccgatcgccgcatcgTTTGGGCCATGTGACTGCAGCGTTGAGCTCTACAAAGTCCAGTGGTCAATTAGGTAAGGAAGTCTCAGTTTCAATCTCTGTTCTTCCttccctaattttcgaaaattatatgaattaGATGTTGAGATTTTGGTTAAATTGATGTTCTAGGTCCAAATTAATTTGATGGATTAATGGGTTTTGTTTAATTGAGGCATGGGTGAGGTAAAGGCTCTCTAAATCTTGTAGATTCTTAGATTTATATGTTGGATGTTGAATTTTTATATATGATGAAAATACTAAGAATTGGGTATTTGCATGTGATGGAAGAGATGGAATAGGTATGAGACTTTGTATACAATTAGTGGTAAAAGTGGAGTGTGAGTTATTGGTTTTTGAAAGAAACTTGGTGAAATAAAGGTTTGAGGGATTTTtgtgtaaaattgatttttggtTGAACTTCGGCGAGCCATAACTCGGTTTCTGGACCTCCAGattatttcaaacttatttcatataaaaattgggtccgtgaagattacgtcatttaaagaatggataaaaaatattttaaaacgagaaagttatgtGCGTCGAAAGTTCGGTATGTaaaactgaaattctgcagaCTTAGCCATTTCTGATCAAACTGtagtgtatgcgtacgcatacccctCATTTCGCGGACAAGGCTATGCATACGCGAGATGGGCTAAACTGCActctcacgtgtacgcgtggtccCAATTTCAGCAAATGTGAATTTTGTGTTTTTAAAGCTTAATTTCAaatctctaaacctctatttttacttctCAGTGTCCAaaacttaaatttaattatagagAGGGAGTTGAACATTGAGAGGAtaataacttgcgagtgaagagGGATTGTAAAGGGGTGATGAAAGTTGAAAAGTTTAACGGGGATGTTGGTTTGTAAATAAATGTGATTATGGCCCCGGGTAGTAGGCATTGAcgatgtccacttgctccgggtatgagaaaGGGAAAAAGAGCTATGAAGAAATGAATTTAAACGGAGTAataaatgaatgtatgtttgtgatacctgggtagtagcaaggatagTGGTTTGTcctgcttgctccaggttaatgtttgagatttgataacgaaAATGCATGATTTAAACTatatgaatgtatgtttgagataTCTGGgcagtagtaagggttgtggttcgtcccgcttgctccaggtcaatGCTTcagatacttgggtagtagcaaggatggtggttcatctcgcttgctccaggtcagtgaTTGTGACGCCTgagtagtagtaagggttgtggtccATCCCACTTACTCcatgttgagcttttaaacacccgcttggatagtagccgcagtagtggttattccactagctccaggttaagcgggtagtagtaagggggttgtagctcaaacccacttACTCcgcatgggtgtttctgtccatggttagctaccaggacgtgtcgggttggctatataaccgacagataatATCATCAGCTATaagacaagcatgcatcatatgcatttgtgtgttttgattgcttgtgcattaattgggcttgcctacGTGATTATTTTGCTTACTTGCTAAATTGTTACCTGCTGTATTTGTATTCTACATGTGCTTGCTTTGCCTGTTTGTTTGTCTGTGGTTTCACCGGTGTTGGGGGATTGGAGGAAAGGTAGATAATTGAGGGTTTTGGATAGAGTTAGTTAAGTTTAGAACCTTAGACAACCACCCCCTACTTATGGCTTTCATTTTTaattctttaagttttataatctgagcgTCGGCATTCTACGATTGCCTCTGGTTTTTCCGGGgccatatttattatatatatgggcaccttaaccatactgagaacccctggttctcatcccatacaatatatgttatttttagaTGCAGTTCGAGAGGCACCTCGGTAAGCATCTAGAGTTCATTCTGCAAGCGAAGTGTTATATTTAAGACTCTGTGTTTTGAGCTTACGTTTAGTATTCTGTACTTAGATTCTCCTCTGTATATTTAACTTTactttgtccctcttagaggtcaaTGTGGAGAAACAGGTTATTGTTTTGTCTGTATTGGATTAGAAACACAAGTTTTCCGATTACATAAGCGATGCGTCCTATGTTTTAAACTTTCCTTCAAAGGCTTCTCGTTATAAAATtcctttcaactattattatatatatttttacttttagataTCGTAATACTTTGCcacctcagttttatgacttaagcatatataagattctgtgtggtagggtgttacatgctGCATGCTCTCTCTCCCTCAAGTGCAGCATCTCCTTTTCTATTTCTGCCGCCGGCAACCCTAGCTCCGTCATGCCTTTCTCTTCCTATGTGTTATCGTGTCACACACGTCTTTCTTTGTGTCGTCGCACCGCACGCGTCTTCCTCAACTATTTTATTGGAATTTATCTAAATTGTGGATTATTGACATCTTCCATCCACTAGCTTGCGGAAGCGTATTAAACTACACTTCTATATTAATCTATGATAACAATAAAGACGTTTAATACTAATCTATAAATTCAACTTAACAAAATACATCAATTATActataattttagttattattatttttatttatttttattttatctttatttatttttattttttatagataatattttatatatatttaattttatttttataattttttaaattaagaaatataaaataaaatattttttattttttcccatcttttatagttttattatcTGTGTCAATGTCCTAACATTATAGCCTACAATGAATTGTGATTAATCCGATGACGATTACCTCAGTTGGATTTTGTGGTGGCAGGTTCAGAGTCTTAGATTATATACGAGGGCATGCGTGGAAAGATCATGTTtgagttgttttattttattataactgTTTAGATGCTCATATCTTGTTTGACACGGAAATAATTACGCATACGTGAGTTTAATTAATCAATCAATCCTCCATGATTAGAATTAATTGCATTTCGCTTTTTCAATGATTTAAGACTCATATCTAATTTAGGATTCAGATATTTTGTAAGGTCAAAGCTCAGGTGATTGCCACTATTGTATTGTGTGTGCACGTGTGATCattttacttttcatttttaaaaataaaatattttcgcGTATATTAACTGTGATATATTAAAGGCTTGGTGGCAACTGGCAAGCTCATAACCAGACCTAACAATTAATAGTAGAGAAATGATAGCAGAAATGCAGAATCCTTagaagttattttttttgttattatttaattattaatatataaaatatgtgataaaatatattattaaattaaaaattaaattaaaaattaaataataaaaaataataaattttaataaacctGTGATATTTCTCTCATAATATAATTTATGTTGTTCAGATAACTAGCAAGCTGCATTCTATTGGATCAAGTATTTATTATACTAAAAATTGTAGTTGTTGacagcaattttttttttgtgactagttGTTGACAGCaatttaatttttgtgttttgctaCTGTACTtaaaaatttatgtttaattgttaaaaaaattaaatagtgaatatttaatttatataaatatttaaatatttaaaatttattataaaaaataaattaaaaatattcgacatcaaataataaatattattaaattaacctttaatttttataaaatattaatctttttgaattacatcttatttagttattttagaaACCGACCATTCGTGCaatgatatatatataagtcGTGGATGTTAATTTTGTTGAGTTTTACTAGAGATGTTAATAAACTTAAATTAACCCTGCAACTTCAATAATTTGATTGTATTATTAAAACTTTTTTGCGCCTATATTTGTGTGTCAACCCAAAAATAGTATTAGACCCACAACTTCTTTACATttacacttttattttattttatttttttctttttccttttccctcCTCTTTTTCCCTAGCGCTCTCGGTCACTTTCTTTTGTTTAGTGTCCAACGCCAAAATAGACTCAAACATACAGCAATTGTTTGAAATTTCAAAGTTTGTTGTTCAAAGCTTCTATCACTTTTCCAAAGAGAAATAGAGCGTTCAAATTAAAATGATAGTTACAACCACAATGCCAAGGGAGGTCGCTCTCTAATCAATAAATCACTATAAGTTAATGTGTTCAACATGGGTTTGCTTCTTTTGGCTGCCAGAAGAGGTACTAAAATACTATAGAGAACAATAACGAGACGTCAAAATGTATATTTTGGGTGATGCAGATTTTGGGGGTTGTCATTGTTTGTATTATTTAGTGCTTGCATACGCTATAATTATTTCTACAGAAATTAATATGTTGATGCTTGATGCCAAATTAAAGCACTCTAATATATGGATAACATGGAACTAAAAGAAcaccaaaaaggaaaagaaaaacgaGCAGTAGGGTCCTAATTATTTTCTGAGTGGAACATTACCTAACCAAATTagctatttataatttaaattcatCGGTATTAATAATACATATGGATCAAATTGCATAGCTGGTTTGTTGTCAAATTTGGACCACTAAGCATTTGATTGATtaattgtttttttatattacatacattcgaaaaaaaataaatgcaaAGTGCTTTCTTTTAACATAAATGTTTGTATTGCTTGTATAAATAttcattttattactttttaatttttagtctAACATCATGTTTTAACATTTAagctcttatatatattttttattgttaaatcaTATTGGATTTGTATATGAGGAATGTTAGTTAGAGTAGATGACTAtcagaattttataattttttattattaattaattattaatttttaaaaatataaattaaaatatgttgttaaattacaaaactaaaaaaattgaattaatgactaaaaataatgacaaaaaataattaattcggATGATTCTTCAGTATTTTTGTTTCTGTATACTTTGAGACGATATTGATATGTATAATattgttctttcctttttcttttttgtgtggCTGATATATGAAGGGGGTGGTAGCACACCTGGATCAGGTGGAAATTACTGAAAGAGTTGGGGCATGCATGatgagtttctaaaccaaaaTTATTGACGAATGCTACATACCACTTGGGCTGCTATTTTCTCCTATGCTTTGAGAGAATGCGACCCTTCATTTCACGTTCTCATGAATCGGAATGCTTAGTAGTGTATTATATTGCTGAATTATTCTGTGTTATCTGTCCACGTATGCGGACAAATCAACACCAAGCATTTATAACATAAGAAGTCATTCATCAATCTTATACATTATTTTCTGAAAAGAAAACAAGGGGCCTTCAAGAAAGAGCAGTAAGAAAATTGGTTACGGtgcatataaataataaaagagtaaagtatcgtttttgtctccaacgtttggaTGAGTCCTATCTGTGTCCCTAAtatttaaatcgttctatttgtatctttaacgtttataaaagtgattcaatgttatcctactatcaattatactaacaaatcagattatattttttaattattctcacttgaatgtattcattctcaattagatctcacttggatgtattcgattttaatattatatccactatttgtgtttagattcaattatgtccctaaaaaagtaaattatgtaaatattgtaggaattagtttcaacatttgatgagctatttttcggagtagatcatcgattctatcccagacatttatTTTCTAACTTTAaatagagatttttaaaactcaaactaaagcactcatgatgtgtaattgacggcaggataacattgaattacttttacaaatgttagggatacaaataggacgatttaggGTGTGTTAGGCGTTACAAGAGAAGAAGCACGTTTAGCCTTCTTGAAAGCTTCAATTtttggtttggcaaatttttgattcatgaacgcagaagtgatttcGCTTTCAAAATCATGGTTTTCAAGAAGCTACAATTCTAAGCTTTTGCGTTTTACAAACGGGCTTCTAGCCATCAATACTCCATCTTTATTTaccttttaccaactttatcctttatgcatgttattatattatttatggaattcttattatttttgtttatatgaactcatttttttattatttttatttttattttttattaattatttatttgatattatacacttttataattataattttttgtattatttttattatctttttataatataatttattgattctattaggtaaagtaaattaaacaaaaaattaattgtaaataataataataataataataataataataataataaattatagcatactaaaaaagagtactaaaaatatactatataaaaaatatcataaatttttttttatttatttcaattactaccaagataaatatttaattttttttattattcttagtactctctaaaatttatattttgttagttttaattaaaaatatattttaccaatttttttatattatttttattttagtgtataaatattaattttattatagaattaattaataagatctattcaattatctaaattaaaatgataagataatatacaaaaattatttaagttggtgtctattttagtaattttttatctaaaagtgattttgagtagtagaatccaaacaatatttattttactataattcattttgatgcaaagattaccaaacataaatcactttaacacaaacttacttttcatcaaaatcaagtttgcaaaatcaattttattcaaactcccgtttataaactgtaatccaaacacacacttaaacgttagagatacaaataggatttacctcaaatgttggggacaaaaacgatacttttcTCATAATAAAAATTGGATGCGTGATCAAATCACATGAATTCCCAAAGAAAAACTGTAGGTAGAAGccaatttttagttatttaatattaattaattttaatgtttaaatttataatttattatttaaaattaaatttctataattaaagatttaaaatttaagataagtaaaataatttttaaaaaattagttgatattagtagaaaaaattaattacttagcattatttattttgatatgaactataaaaatattatttatatattaaaatcagttattatgtattacatataaatatatataatttaatttgtttttaatatatattttatattttaatgtatattctattttaataattgattttaatgatttattttaaCATACAATTAACATAGTTAGATAATTTTTTCAATGAAGCTAGGCACGTCATTTTCCTGGtagatttgattattttttactaCTGAGATTTGTCTTCTGTTGAGATTGCGTCAAGGATCTCAGGGGACTATATATCTCACTATCATGTACATCCTAAACACAAAGCACGAAGGGTCTAAATCAGCACATAACTATGAGTTCGCTGCTGTTTGGTAGTGATGATTACTAATATATACGTTTAATTAACATATTCTTCGTCATAATGAAAAACCAtatgttaattatatattttcatGTTAATTAACTGATACTCTATATGTACTTTCTTAAATTTGGATCATTAGTTATGATGATATAGCTTGTATGTGTGTGATTCCACAATGATGGGAGGTAGGGATGGACCCAGCCACCAGACACGGTTCCGATGAAGCTCTTATATATTTGATCTGTGTCATTATCAACATTCGAAATTCATGGAATTATAATGAATGCCTCAGCTTACCAATGCTTCCTTTGGCTTCCTCATTATTAATGAAGCGCTCATCCCCGACTACTCGATCTGATTCAAATCATTGCAAGCCACGTGGGCCACGCATGTGCTGCCACTTGGTGCTGTCTCCTGCTGCCAACGTGGACTGATCCCTCAGCCATATGGCATGCTATGCTTGATATTCATCATAAAGTAAAAGTGTTTGCTAGCTAAGCTAAGCTATAAGCTCAATGGAACAGTCGCCATCACAATCAATCAGAGGTAGTAACAATCTGCCTGATAATGATCCCAAATACTGTGTAAGTATGCAATACTAGACTTTGGAGTAACATTATTGGAGACACCAAATTAAATAACTCCAATCTTACTCCACATACATTGTTACTTCCCCACTTGCTAATGCTCTTCACCTTCAATCATACAATGTATTCAACTACTCATACagccgacttgtaattgtatcCGTATGTATCACAATCACTCATACCAATTCACAATTTCATACAATCAATTCAACATCACCAAACTTAAATGACATTTCTATATCATGAATAGGAAAAAGGTCACATTAGGAAGACTATTATTTGCATatgtaactcttttttttttcgaatttaactaatttattatatatttttctgcAATGATGCTACTCATCAACAACCAAAAATGAAGAAAGTAAAGTATACGAGTCTAATAATTATGAAAATGACAAATTTGAACACTTGAAATAATGTATGAAAAACACACTAGaagataactaaaaaaaaaaaaaaaaaatctattgcaCCATGGAAAGTTTATTTTACACCTATATTGAATAGTGTGGATTATATTTGGAATCAATAGGAAGAAGGGAGATATATAATAATGAATATTTAAGAGTAGTCTaagaatatattaaaaacattTGTTAGTCAGACCCTTAAATTTATTAGTCTAATATCATTATTCATaatattaagattttttttttgtccacTTACATTCCACAGCTTCTAGTCCTAAGTATTAAAACATTACAGTACTTACTCACACACAATGTTAAATATTCTCATTTACTATTGGTCTCAGTCATGAACCCGGGTACACTTCTTGTAAAGCAAGGAATTTGATCACTAAACCAAGTCTTGCGggctttttgttttgtttatcgCAAGGATCTTGTGTGTTTTTGGGTTAACTCAACGATcctgtttatatttttatttattgaagTTGGGTCATTCATATAGTGGACGACGGGGAAAGAGGATCCATTCTATATACTAAGCCCAGGTTTGTGGCTGAGGCATGTGATCTAGTGGGAAAGATGTTTGCCTCAAATGAAGCAACACCAGGTTCAAATCCTAGGTTTATTTAGGTTACTAGGTTAGTGTGTGTGTGGGATGTGTGTGGGAGTGTGTTGTATGACCCAAAAAAAGAAGCCCAGGTTTTTTACAATGATTAAATTTATGAAGTAcgtatgaccaaaaaaaaaaaatcatgaagtacGCAAGTCTCAGTCCAAAAACGTAAAAACAGGAATGAAGGAGCAAGTCCAAAATCCTTAAACaaaataattgttatttttgaccaaatatataaatattattaaatgatTTAGCAGTccaaaaaacacaacagaaaaggtttaattaaaattagtactCTAAAATATTCAGTTGATAacgacccaaaaaaaaaaaaaaaactcggttGATAAAGAAAGAAAAGTCAAAGGAAGTAAACAATTAAGAAGCCGGCGGTGGCCGCCAGAGGCGTTGACCAGACGCAATACAATTTTGGCGTGGCTCTGTTCTTCTTCATTGCCACTTCCATCTTCTCGTTCCCATCCTCCAAGCACAGGAAACCGCCAATGAATGCGATGATGcagccgccgccgccgccgcctccGCCCACCTCCTCCGGCACGGGATCCCCTGCTGCATCATCATTCGTCAGAACTTACCGCGCCTGGCAAGGCAATAATGTAAGCAAGTCAACTGAAACATTAGTTAGGGATTTTGACTCTCCCAATTATAAATTGCGATTGAAATAACGAATGAGTTCGGTTTCTTTATTTGGCGCCTTGTTCAGGTGTTTTTTCTTCGAGGTAGGCTTATATTTGGACCAGACGTGAAATCCATATTTATATCGCTGTTTCTTGTGATTGCTCCTGTTGCTTTCTTCTGTGCCTTCGTTGCCAGAAAACTCATTCATGATTTTCCCCATCACGCCGGGTGGTCAATTATCGTCGTTGTTATCGTTCACACTTTCTTTGTAAGTTTCTCGATCCATCTACGAACAACACCTAGTCTAGTGTCTTTCATTCACACTACTCTTTTTAAGTGTTAAATTATTGTATTGAATTCCCAGGTTCTGATTACCCTTGTACTAACCTCAGGAAGAGATCCAGGTATAGTACCTCGCAGCGCTTATCCTCCACCAGAGtctgatgatgatgctgatgagACTGTGCCCCGTGCTGCTTCCACCCGCCCACGGCGGTCAAAGATTGTTTTAGTCAACGGTGTACCTGTCAAAGTCAAATATTGCGATACTTGCCAACTCTATAGACCCCTCCGCTGTTCTCATTGCTCTGTATGCGACAATTGTGTGGAACGATTTGATCATCACTGTCCCTGGCTGGGCCAGTGTATTGGATTGGTAATAGTAATACCCTTatcaattattattgtttttttttaaatattatagatAATGTTCCTAAATCAACTCTGTTTGCTTTGTTTCTCGCATGCTGCAGCGAAATTACAGGTTCTTCTACATATTTGTACTCTCTGCAACACTTCTTTGCTTATATGTGCATGTCTTTTGCTGGGTCTACATTAAGAAGATCATGGATTCTGAGGAAAAAACAATTTGGAAAGCAATGATCAGAACCCCGGCCTCTATTGCACTAATAATCTACACTTTCATTTGGGTCTGGTTTGTTGGAGGCCTCACTGTTTTCCACACCTATCTCATCAGCACAAACCAGGTTTGACCCTTTGAATTTGTCATCAATCCTCATATACTGCATTTTCCAATGTATTAATACACATTCGTTTAATGATAATCATTCCTTTTGTTTTACGTGCAGTCTActtatgaaaattttaaataccGCTATGATCGACAACTGGTAAACCCATATGACAGAGGGATAGTTGAGAATTTCAAACAAGTATTCTGCACTAGCATTCCTCCATCCAAGCATAACTTTAGGGCTAAGGTTCCAAAGGATCTTCCGCTATCAGAGTCACACCAAAGAGTAGTGGGTGGTCAGTCCCTAAGCCCTATGCTGAAGAAAACCACAGAGAACGAGGTGGAAGAGAGGAATGTGGAACATCGCAGGGATGGTGAATTGCGTAATGTGTCCCAGAATGAAAGCATGAGCATTCACAGGGAAAGTGGGGAGGGACAAGAAGCTTCATTTTTTAGGCAGTCTCTGTGGGAAAGAACTAGCAGAAAGTGGGAAATAACTCCTGAAGTTGTGACTGCAAATAGCTGTAGTAGTGGGAACCCAACTCAAGCATAGTGCATACTGTCAAAATCTCAAGTCAATTTCAGAGATGTaaactaaaaatcaaaagaaTAATTGGGGGCGGG
Coding sequences:
- the LOC112732877 gene encoding probable protein S-acyltransferase 7; translation: MNAMMQPPPPPPPPTSSGTGSPAASSFVRTYRAWQGNNVFFLRGRLIFGPDVKSIFISLFLVIAPVAFFCAFVARKLIHDFPHHAGWSIIVVVIVHTFFVLITLVLTSGRDPGIVPRSAYPPPESDDDADETVPRAASTRPRRSKIVLVNGVPVKVKYCDTCQLYRPLRCSHCSVCDNCVERFDHHCPWLGQCIGLRNYRFFYIFVLSATLLCLYVHVFCWVYIKKIMDSEEKTIWKAMIRTPASIALIIYTFIWVWFVGGLTVFHTYLISTNQSTYENFKYRYDRQLVNPYDRGIVENFKQVFCTSIPPSKHNFRAKVPKDLPLSESHQRVVGGQSLSPMLKKTTENEVEERNVEHRRDGELRNVSQNESMSIHRESGEGQEASFFRQSLWERTSRKWEITPEVVTANSCSSGNPTQA